One Methylomonas sp. LL1 DNA window includes the following coding sequences:
- a CDS encoding thrombospondin type 3 repeat-containing protein — MKRFISLKYAQPLSSLALPVGWAGEFGSIPKSTRSRTTALCLAMGLGLGVCVPAQSATQALINGEIQSMTLNNPGDHWSGGTLVVGGQNVIIPRNLLIDLPANRLTLQQIFAQAPGACVSNGESGLAKADSCNTKGAGGFATIHANHTNAGNIIAGDVLIEKGLESTSGEVTYINYDEGYFILSGKPGDPNTGVMVRINDPDGRHTVQQGKACAGGPNCSADPRFTLDGDNYTNVYTTGYPLCIPSTKPRSFIDVLDFNNNGNITENLTFQANPDGSGDLLCPTSNRPGNPLTTPVDDSRRFAPIMLGDNITAEGNFETVDGVRFFSSHTTKVMVALSTKPDDTQPDYLFPDEVGIDAAPFFNQRARTLIIGYGTLAPIDVDVWSIHYDPVTNQPHEFPLASVQGCENAAGPGTCAGLGLVGAGGNIFRIRYDVDFISQPTKDKLSPCLQLRASPRFGALDICPGGNQALANEMGVMSPIPHEVQFRTGHSGAGLYALDINGQQAPCCQYLFPFGVGLGGIGFQEFNEIDLNAMQTAFPFSGLPWNLDRRLSPGGCIDSSVPPDGIVDCEATPQPLEPFPFEGYEPRNQVNNGPRGFYNDPNYTATALADASNRVYSFVDAGLNKFNGNNTLLTWAPVDPSLQTITPTEDVPLMCSIEQAQAADSDADGVPDSLDNCTTAANGPLIPDRGMHIQRDTNNDGYGNACDPDLNNDGLVNNLDTGLFQADFSKTGNLDADFNGDHVVNNLDAGIIRSYFLKAPGPSTIAH, encoded by the coding sequence ATGAAACGCTTCATCTCTCTGAAATATGCTCAACCGCTATCTTCGTTAGCGCTGCCGGTAGGCTGGGCGGGCGAATTCGGTAGCATTCCAAAGTCTACCCGTTCCAGGACAACCGCGCTGTGTCTGGCGATGGGTTTGGGGCTTGGCGTTTGCGTGCCGGCTCAATCGGCCACGCAGGCGCTGATCAATGGCGAGATTCAGAGTATGACTCTGAATAATCCCGGCGACCATTGGTCCGGAGGCACCCTCGTGGTGGGCGGCCAAAATGTCATCATTCCGCGCAATCTGTTGATCGATTTGCCGGCCAACCGGTTGACCCTGCAACAGATATTCGCGCAAGCGCCAGGCGCCTGCGTAAGTAACGGCGAGTCCGGCCTGGCCAAGGCGGACTCATGCAACACCAAAGGTGCCGGCGGGTTCGCCACTATCCACGCCAACCATACCAACGCCGGGAACATCATCGCCGGCGACGTGTTGATCGAGAAAGGCCTGGAATCCACCTCCGGCGAAGTCACTTATATTAATTACGATGAGGGTTATTTCATCCTGAGTGGTAAACCGGGGGATCCCAATACCGGGGTGATGGTGCGGATCAACGATCCCGATGGTCGCCACACGGTCCAGCAGGGTAAGGCTTGCGCGGGCGGTCCCAACTGTAGTGCGGATCCACGTTTTACGCTGGATGGCGACAACTATACCAATGTCTATACCACCGGTTATCCGTTGTGCATACCCAGTACCAAACCGAGAAGTTTTATCGATGTGCTGGATTTCAACAACAATGGCAATATCACTGAGAATCTGACATTCCAGGCTAATCCGGACGGCAGCGGCGATCTGTTGTGCCCAACCAGCAACCGGCCGGGGAATCCCTTGACCACGCCGGTGGACGACTCCAGACGTTTCGCGCCGATAATGCTAGGGGACAACATTACCGCCGAGGGTAACTTCGAGACTGTCGACGGTGTCCGCTTCTTCTCGTCCCATACCACGAAGGTCATGGTTGCACTGTCGACCAAGCCCGACGACACTCAGCCGGATTATCTGTTCCCCGATGAAGTGGGAATAGACGCGGCGCCCTTCTTCAACCAGCGCGCCCGTACCCTGATTATCGGCTACGGTACACTGGCTCCGATCGATGTGGATGTCTGGAGCATCCATTACGATCCGGTTACCAACCAGCCCCACGAATTTCCATTGGCTTCGGTTCAGGGCTGCGAGAATGCGGCAGGCCCCGGTACCTGCGCGGGTTTGGGTCTGGTCGGTGCCGGGGGGAACATCTTCCGGATTCGTTATGACGTGGATTTCATTAGTCAGCCAACCAAGGACAAACTGTCACCCTGCCTACAATTGCGCGCCTCGCCGCGTTTCGGCGCGCTCGACATCTGCCCCGGCGGGAATCAAGCGTTGGCTAACGAGATGGGGGTGATGAGTCCTATTCCCCACGAGGTCCAATTCCGTACCGGACACAGCGGAGCGGGGCTTTATGCACTGGATATCAATGGTCAACAGGCGCCTTGCTGCCAGTACCTGTTTCCGTTCGGAGTGGGGCTGGGCGGAATCGGTTTTCAGGAGTTCAACGAAATCGACCTCAACGCAATGCAAACCGCCTTTCCGTTCTCGGGTTTGCCCTGGAACCTTGATCGCCGCTTGAGTCCCGGCGGTTGTATCGACAGCTCCGTGCCGCCCGATGGCATCGTTGACTGCGAGGCTACACCCCAGCCATTGGAACCTTTTCCCTTCGAAGGCTACGAGCCACGCAACCAAGTGAATAACGGCCCGCGTGGGTTTTATAACGACCCGAACTACACCGCCACTGCCCTCGCGGATGCGAGCAACCGGGTGTACTCTTTCGTCGATGCAGGGCTTAACAAATTCAACGGCAACAACACGCTGCTGACTTGGGCACCGGTCGATCCGTCCTTGCAAACCATCACCCCGACCGAGGATGTGCCATTGATGTGCAGCATAGAACAGGCTCAGGCTGCCGACAGCGATGCGGACGGGGTTCCGGACAGCCTGGACAACTGTACCACTGCCGCTAACGGTCCGCTGATTCCCGACCGCGGCATGCACATCCAACGAGATACCAACAACGATGGCTACGGTAATGCCTGCGACCCAGACTTGAACAATGATGGCCTGGTGAACAATTTGGATACGGGCTTGTTTCAGGCGGATTTCTCCAAGACTGGAAACCTGGATGCCGATTTCAACGGAGATCATGTGGTCAATAATCTGGATGCCGGCATCATACGGAGCTACTTCCTGAAAGCGCCGGGACCTTCCACTATCGCGCACTAA
- a CDS encoding thrombospondin type 3 repeat-containing protein produces MGARLIAALLLTVGFSAHSATNALIVGDIERLTLDDPNDHWSGGLLIVGGQSIILPRNLLIDLPANRLTLQQIFEQAPANCKAASESGLAKADGCSGGNRGFATIHANRTNAGNLIAGDVFLEKGTGTTSGVVSYIDHSDGYLRINGLPNDPKTGVMLRLNDPDGRHSIQQGLGCKAGAPNCSADPRFSLDSDNYVVVFSTGMPACIPSTKARSFADVLDLNRNGITTETLTAQSLKDGTGDLLCPETNRSINGGQPVDDSRRFAPIRVGDHLNASGNFESVNGVQFLSVYKLTLSKALGTKNDPTQPDYVFLSEVGIDAMGFQNQRARALFIGFSTLSPGDVDYWSVHYDPGNNEPHKFPLASVRGCDLLNGQGMCTRQGIGLGINGGGDIIKIKYDVDFLFPSALTLSPCAQLTAGGYAVCPFGGRQAEEFAILSPIPREIFARTGHGMKYPELITLDIAGNQTSNGQYLFPLGLGLGGITAPEFVEINLDKVGTPFIFAGLPWTLDRRLSPGGCIDSNNDGNPDCESSPQPLDPYPFSGLDPRTQANIPGSFYPANNFYNASPLSNVQNRVLSYVDPAVAKFNGNYSVLKWPPVDPAEIPVEPPVPVIQECSALDSDHDGIDDGSDNCLLIANPDQRDTDGDGFGNACDTDLNNDQISNNLDTGILKSVYLCNSVSNPGIDSCDHADFNGDGVVNNLDVGISKQYYLLPPGP; encoded by the coding sequence ATGGGCGCTAGACTCATCGCGGCATTGCTGCTGACGGTCGGCTTTTCGGCTCACTCGGCAACCAATGCGCTTATTGTCGGGGACATCGAACGATTAACGCTTGACGATCCGAATGACCATTGGTCCGGCGGATTGCTGATCGTGGGAGGGCAAAGCATTATCCTGCCGCGCAATTTGCTGATCGATTTGCCGGCAAACCGTTTGACGCTGCAACAGATATTTGAACAGGCGCCGGCAAACTGCAAGGCCGCGAGCGAATCCGGCCTAGCCAAGGCCGATGGCTGTTCCGGCGGCAATCGGGGGTTTGCCACTATCCATGCCAACCGTACCAATGCCGGCAATCTGATAGCCGGTGACGTATTTCTGGAAAAAGGCACCGGAACCACCAGTGGCGTGGTCAGCTATATCGATCATAGCGATGGTTATCTGCGTATCAATGGGCTGCCCAACGATCCTAAAACAGGGGTCATGCTACGCTTGAACGATCCGGACGGCCGCCACAGCATTCAACAAGGCCTGGGCTGTAAGGCCGGGGCGCCTAACTGCAGCGCGGACCCGCGTTTTAGCTTGGATTCGGATAACTACGTCGTTGTGTTTTCCACCGGCATGCCGGCCTGCATACCCAGTACCAAGGCGAGAAGTTTTGCGGATGTACTGGATTTAAACCGCAACGGCATCACGACCGAAACCCTGACTGCACAGTCACTGAAGGACGGCACCGGCGATCTGCTTTGCCCTGAAACCAACCGCAGCATAAATGGTGGCCAACCGGTCGATGATTCACGTAGATTCGCGCCGATACGGGTAGGCGATCACCTGAACGCCAGTGGTAATTTTGAATCGGTGAATGGCGTTCAATTTTTATCGGTCTACAAGCTGACGCTATCAAAAGCATTGGGGACCAAAAACGATCCGACCCAACCGGATTATGTGTTTTTGAGCGAGGTTGGAATCGATGCGATGGGCTTTCAGAACCAACGCGCGCGGGCCTTGTTCATAGGCTTCAGCACCCTTTCTCCCGGTGACGTGGATTACTGGTCGGTACATTATGACCCCGGCAATAATGAGCCGCATAAATTCCCGCTGGCCTCGGTCAGAGGCTGCGACCTACTCAATGGCCAAGGCATGTGCACCCGCCAGGGGATTGGTCTGGGTATCAATGGCGGCGGAGATATTATCAAGATCAAATATGACGTCGATTTTTTGTTTCCCAGCGCGCTGACTTTATCTCCTTGCGCGCAACTCACCGCGGGTGGTTACGCCGTCTGCCCCTTCGGCGGCAGGCAAGCGGAGGAATTCGCCATATTAAGCCCGATTCCGCGCGAGATTTTTGCCCGTACCGGCCATGGCATGAAATACCCGGAGTTGATCACACTGGATATTGCCGGAAACCAGACCAGCAACGGCCAATACTTATTTCCTCTGGGCCTGGGATTGGGAGGCATTACCGCCCCTGAATTCGTCGAGATCAATCTGGATAAGGTCGGAACGCCTTTTATCTTTGCCGGCCTGCCCTGGACTCTGGACCGCCGGCTCAGCCCCGGCGGCTGTATCGATAGCAACAATGATGGTAATCCGGATTGCGAATCAAGCCCTCAGCCGCTGGATCCCTATCCGTTTTCCGGATTAGATCCGCGCACCCAGGCCAATATTCCGGGTTCCTTTTATCCGGCTAATAATTTCTACAATGCCAGCCCATTAAGCAATGTACAGAACCGGGTTCTTTCCTATGTCGACCCCGCCGTAGCCAAATTCAACGGGAACTATAGCGTATTGAAATGGCCGCCAGTTGATCCCGCCGAAATCCCCGTCGAGCCGCCCGTTCCGGTCATCCAAGAGTGTTCCGCGCTGGATAGCGATCATGACGGCATTGATGATGGGTCCGATAACTGCCTGTTAATCGCCAATCCGGACCAACGCGATACCGACGGCGATGGCTTTGGCAATGCCTGCGACACCGATCTGAATAACGATCAAATCAGCAATAACCTGGATACGGGTATCTTAAAGTCCGTGTATCTGTGCAATAGCGTATCCAACCCCGGAATTGATAGCTGCGACCATGCCGATTTTAATGGAGACGGCGTAGTCAATAACCTGGATGTAGGTATTTCCAAACAATATTATCTACTGCCGCCAGGGCCTTAG
- a CDS encoding cytochrome c peroxidase, which yields MTLRNFIGVAVSLCLYCNAGAAVSLKAVAIPPVPGLNHYVRDQAMAILLGKALFWDMQSGSDGQACASCHFHAGADNRIKNSLNPGQAGGDNSFNETASGDAGGANYSLDGADFPFHQLLNPFDRNSFVTKDSNDVVGSSGVPSGRFNDIVPGVGQEDCSTVPDSVFQVGGINVRQVTGRNSPSVINAVFNFRNFWDGRANNVFNGVDPFGPSNASAGIWMRQPDGSVIREPVRLINSSLASQAVGPPGSAVEMMCNGRVFAQLGKKLLHTGIVPLGLQEVDAGDSVLGPHVAASGKGLKLSYLQMIQAAFQPELWDVSGDFGGYSQIEANFSLFWGLAIQLYEATLVSDDTPFDRFMEGNSNALTPAQVHGMQVFNGPGRIEGFTTTEILPGHGLCAACHDAPEFTGAANRVLSIREEGLGAQGVMEFMNVGDIFNGRTAFTAQYDNGFYNIGVRPSAEDIGTGGVDPFGYPLSFTRLSQQHGQVSVVNNIKKVIIPEFTILDPNTGAKIFELDLCTLTIFCQVPPNAPVAVDGAFKVPGLRNIDLTAPYFHNGGTATLEQVIDFYRRGGDRRDVPATGGDTTGFAANKSNLDENITNLSLTVGDESDLLDFLLSLTDERVRWEKAPFDHPQLLVRNGHDGDNVMVKDSGNGIATESWVERPAVGAAGRSAKGLPPLKNFLDAPMVDADADGRIDSEDNCVTVANGPVIADSGKNSQRDSDGDGFGNVCDTDLNNDNVTNNLDSGIFKLVFLCSTNTNPASDTCDHADFNGDGVVNNLDAGVLKKYFLKPPG from the coding sequence ATGACACTTCGAAATTTTATCGGCGTCGCGGTCAGCCTATGCCTATATTGCAATGCCGGGGCGGCTGTTTCTCTGAAAGCGGTAGCGATACCGCCCGTGCCGGGGTTGAACCATTATGTTCGGGATCAAGCCATGGCGATACTGCTGGGCAAGGCCTTGTTCTGGGATATGCAATCGGGCAGTGACGGTCAGGCCTGTGCCAGCTGTCACTTTCATGCCGGCGCCGATAACCGGATCAAAAACTCCCTGAATCCGGGGCAGGCCGGAGGCGACAACAGCTTTAACGAGACGGCAAGCGGCGATGCCGGCGGAGCCAATTACAGCTTGGATGGCGCCGATTTCCCGTTTCACCAACTGCTGAACCCATTCGATCGCAATTCGTTCGTGACAAAGGATAGCAATGATGTGGTCGGTTCCAGCGGCGTGCCGTCGGGGCGGTTTAACGACATCGTTCCCGGTGTCGGCCAGGAAGATTGTTCGACGGTTCCCGATTCGGTTTTCCAGGTCGGCGGTATCAATGTGCGCCAAGTAACCGGCAGGAATTCGCCTTCGGTCATCAATGCCGTGTTCAATTTTCGTAACTTTTGGGATGGCAGGGCGAATAACGTGTTTAACGGTGTCGATCCGTTTGGCCCCAGCAATGCCTCGGCCGGCATCTGGATGCGCCAGCCCGACGGTAGCGTGATCCGGGAACCGGTCAGGCTGATCAATTCCAGTTTGGCATCGCAGGCGGTAGGTCCTCCAGGTAGCGCGGTCGAAATGATGTGCAATGGCAGAGTGTTTGCGCAACTAGGCAAAAAACTGCTGCACACTGGGATAGTGCCGTTGGGCTTGCAGGAAGTCGATGCCGGCGACAGCGTCTTGGGACCGCATGTCGCCGCTTCCGGCAAGGGTTTGAAACTCAGTTATTTACAAATGATACAGGCGGCATTCCAGCCGGAACTGTGGGATGTTTCGGGTGATTTTGGCGGTTACAGCCAGATAGAGGCCAATTTCTCCTTGTTCTGGGGCCTGGCGATTCAATTGTATGAAGCCACGCTGGTTTCCGATGACACGCCGTTCGATCGGTTCATGGAAGGCAATAGCAATGCTCTTACGCCGGCGCAGGTTCATGGGATGCAGGTATTTAACGGTCCCGGTAGGATCGAAGGTTTTACCACAACGGAAATTTTACCCGGCCACGGTTTGTGCGCGGCTTGTCATGACGCGCCGGAATTCACCGGCGCCGCTAACCGGGTATTGTCGATCAGGGAGGAGGGCCTCGGCGCTCAAGGCGTGATGGAATTCATGAATGTCGGAGATATTTTCAACGGTCGCACCGCATTCACGGCTCAGTATGACAACGGCTTCTACAATATCGGTGTCAGGCCCAGCGCTGAAGATATTGGCACCGGTGGCGTGGATCCTTTTGGCTATCCACTGTCCTTTACCCGTTTGTCCCAGCAGCATGGCCAAGTCAGCGTGGTCAATAATATCAAAAAGGTGATTATTCCCGAATTCACCATCTTGGATCCCAATACCGGTGCCAAGATTTTTGAACTTGACCTGTGCACACTGACTATTTTTTGCCAAGTACCGCCAAATGCTCCGGTCGCCGTTGACGGTGCATTCAAAGTGCCGGGTTTGCGTAACATCGATTTAACCGCCCCGTATTTTCATAACGGCGGCACCGCAACGCTGGAGCAGGTCATCGATTTTTACCGGCGAGGCGGTGACCGCCGCGATGTGCCGGCTACCGGCGGCGATACGACCGGTTTTGCCGCAAACAAAAGTAACCTCGATGAAAATATCACCAATCTGTCTCTGACGGTGGGAGACGAATCCGACTTGCTCGACTTTCTGCTGAGTCTCACCGATGAGCGGGTGCGTTGGGAAAAAGCACCGTTTGACCATCCTCAATTGCTGGTTAGAAACGGGCATGATGGCGATAATGTCATGGTTAAGGACAGCGGAAACGGTATCGCCACCGAAAGTTGGGTGGAAAGGCCAGCCGTCGGGGCCGCGGGACGTTCGGCAAAAGGTTTGCCTCCGTTAAAAAACTTTCTCGATGCGCCGATGGTCGATGCGGATGCCGATGGCCGGATTGACTCGGAAGACAACTGCGTGACTGTGGCCAATGGGCCGGTCATCGCCGATAGCGGTAAAAATAGCCAGCGGGATAGCGATGGCGATGGATTTGGCAATGTCTGCGACACCGATTTGAATAACGACAATGTGACCAATAACCTGGATTCGGGGATTTTTAAGTTGGTGTTTTTGTGTAGTACCAACACCAATCCGGCGTCTGATACCTGCGATCATGCCGATTTTAATGGCGATGGTGTAGTCAATAACCTGGATGCGGGAGTTTTGAAAAAATATTTTCTAAAACCACCGGGTTAA
- a CDS encoding response regulator transcription factor, with protein sequence MNTESCVFIIDDDYAVRDSLGQVMDAAGIAYQTFESAEHFLRDYCPGKPGCVLLDLNMPNMSGEELQTELIRRQFRLPIIFLTAYGDMATKARVMKAGAVDFLIKPIPSNQLLERIQLALQHECQT encoded by the coding sequence ATGAACACTGAATCCTGCGTTTTTATCATTGATGATGACTATGCCGTACGCGACAGTCTTGGGCAGGTCATGGATGCCGCTGGGATTGCTTATCAAACTTTTGAGAGCGCCGAGCACTTTCTTCGGGACTATTGTCCGGGTAAGCCCGGTTGCGTGCTGCTCGATCTCAACATGCCGAATATGAGCGGCGAGGAACTGCAAACCGAACTCATCCGGCGGCAGTTTCGGTTGCCTATTATTTTCTTGACCGCCTATGGCGACATGGCCACAAAAGCCCGTGTCATGAAAGCGGGAGCGGTAGATTTTCTGATCAAACCCATTCCCAGCAATCAGTTGCTGGAACGTATTCAGTTGGCGTTGCAACACGAATGTCAGACCTAA
- a CDS encoding carbohydrate-binding protein, protein MAEPDWLNLDRLAEVEVSSEDPDFPIESALLPGLNDGWRASEAGKQTIRLIFTEPQSLFRIRLEFVETEIERRQEYVLRWSADAGQTFQEIVRQQWNFSPTGSTQEIEDYRIELNQVGILELSIDPDGNDGQAIASLARLQLA, encoded by the coding sequence ATGGCAGAACCGGATTGGCTCAACCTGGACAGACTGGCGGAAGTGGAAGTCAGTTCGGAAGATCCCGACTTTCCGATCGAATCCGCCTTGCTGCCTGGCTTGAATGATGGCTGGCGCGCGTCCGAAGCCGGAAAACAAACCATACGGCTGATCTTTACCGAGCCGCAAAGCTTGTTTCGGATTCGATTGGAGTTCGTGGAAACCGAGATTGAACGCCGGCAGGAGTATGTTTTACGCTGGTCGGCGGATGCGGGGCAAACATTTCAGGAGATTGTGCGGCAACAATGGAACTTCAGTCCAACCGGTTCTACCCAGGAAATCGAAGACTATCGAATCGAATTGAACCAGGTCGGCATACTGGAATTGAGCATTGATCCGGATGGCAATGACGGTCAGGCAATTGCGTCGTTAGCCCGACTACAACTTGCCTAG